A single Pangasianodon hypophthalmus isolate fPanHyp1 chromosome 27, fPanHyp1.pri, whole genome shotgun sequence DNA region contains:
- the LOC117596263 gene encoding uncharacterized protein LOC117596263: MGRNGGMGSYTKLELVILCSSIVKILSTHVIECILPALIDAVGILPVLHAEIKLREKSAQGRTTSQRSPEDPSDSVCSVIEGVVTQIKEAMKQTLMTFSSVKTPAKSHKAKSVKRNVDPVGETASDCSLIDGLTASSTNSIITEIIRLCCPDISHKITKGKEPDQPVSFRQVINSIVKAMEHIDSVRRCASTSDVLGESDDEKSTISDGSEESIFSQQIRRKAVHTISDILLEAGEKIASAGSPHSNNGSSAGPLDEITIMASSIRVRPTASEITKTFLKDLKKQASSDQTTSDSTKPIFSRNRFLSAACKTYRCVQKTVFLFLLKVQASASPEEEPRATSGESETLKSGNSDASSSKLSSEHVNPSMMNVVKGSSSSVCDKEQLSLDMCTDEVISKILGAYRKQAQKLTSDHFQSTCTQLVRDVLVKKVQMLHTGKNPRKIVRSHSSDVPLRKLSRDLIKYLDSAALEITQSVSRELKECLEDLSRNETQTGSSRVSSKSALDYANVLAPFRLFRHVRNMIKNTFSTVNDARQSNISVGTTSGYDETSFEPVTEILIREDGTIVKKSSWDHEGFSRGFAQRQSRIANSAINQLKSVLSSNSTMQHHALVITNAISTILRNMTEAPNIGRRFSESVLMEAFSHNRVFGARGISPLVHSFVLEFIKHLVHYLSSTESAFLQMAVQTELLTFHTLTPDPEKAITVALSELRKSLTYFVVKSTDTSATPINGMPSAQNMNTLDELNAHSQESQFSVLDNECSCPSVGRSAGRRRRIAIHFTVGKEASWISDPEKSEKSKNGSCPAGHQEIHSWDELNGNNDWLGETAASCLRRKFAPFSSAMRKLFKSR; the protein is encoded by the exons atgggcaggaatggGGGAATGGGCTCa TACACAAAATTGGAATTGGTGATTCTGTGCTCGTCGATTGTGAAAATCTTGTCGACTCACGTTATCGAGTGCATCCTGCCAGCGCTCATCGATGCTGTAGGAATACTGCCGGTTCTCCATGCAGAAATAAAGTTAAGAGAAAAATCTGCACAGGGCCGAACCACGTCTCAGAG ATCACCAGAAGACCCATCTGACTCTGTATGCAGCGTCATCGAAGGAGTTGTTACCCAAATAAAAGAAGCAATGAAACAGACACTCATGACGTTTAGCTCTGTTAAAACTCCAGCTAAAAGTCATAAGGCAAAGAGTGTGAAGAGAAACGTTGATCCTGTAGGAGAAACCGCGAGCGACTGTTCCCTGATCGATGGTCTTACAGCCTCATCCACAAACAGCATAATCACTGAGATAATACGACTTTGTTGTCCAGATATTTCTCACAAAATTACAAAAGGGAAAGAACCTGACCAGCCTGTAAGCTTTCGacaggtaataaacagtatcgtGAAGGCAATGGAACACATTGACAGTGTTCGCAGATGTGCTTCCACGAGCGATGTATTGGGAGAAAGTGATGATGAGAAGAGCACTATATCCGACGGGAGTGAGGAGAGCATTTTCAGTCAGCAGATTAGGCGCAAGGCGGTGCACACTATAAGCGATATTCTCCTTGAAGCAGGGGAAAAAATCGCTTCAGCAGGGTCGCCACACTCCAACAATGGGTCTAGTGCTGGCCCTTTAGATGAGATCACGATCATGGCATCATCAATCCGTGTGCGGCCAACAGCTTCGGAAATCACAAAGACGTTTTTGAAAGATTTGAAAAAACAGGCGTCATCCGATCAGACAACTTCTGATTCAACCAAACCAATTTTTTCACGAAATAGATTTCTTTCAGCTGCCTGTAAAACCTACAGATGTGTACAGAAGACggtgtttttatttcttctaaaGGTCCAAGCATCAGCTTCACCAGAAGAAGAGCCTCGTGCAACATCAGGAGAAAGCGAGACTCTCAAATCCGGAAACAGTGATGCTTCTTCATCAAAGCTGTCATCAGAACATGTCAATCCATCCATGATGAATGTTGTGAAAGGCAGCAGCTCCTCTGTTTGTGACAAGGAGCAGCTCAGTCTCGACATGTGCACAGATGAAGTGATCAGTAAAATTTTGGGCGCGTACAGGAAGCAAGCCCAGAAACTGACCTCTGATCACTTCCAGTCCACGTGCACTCAGTTAGTACGTGATGTCCTTGTCAAAAAAGTGCAAATGCTCCATACGGGGAAAAACCCCAGGAAAATTGTGAGATCTCACTCTTCAGATGTGCCTCTCAGAAAACTATCACGTGACCTGATAAAATATCTGGATTCTGCGGCTTTGGAAATCACACAATCTGTTTCACGAGAATTAAAGGAGTGTTTAGAGGATCTGTCTAGGAACGAAACCCAAACAGGATCCTCAAGAGTGAGCAGCAAAAGTGCTTTAGATTATGCAAACGTATTGGCTCCTTTTCGTCTTTTTAGACACGTGAGAAATATGATTAAGAATACGTTCTCCACAGTAAATGATGCCAGACAGTCAAACATAAGCGTTGGAACAACATCTGGCTATGATGAGACAAGCTTTGAGCCGGTCACGGAAATCTTGATCAGAGAAGATGGCACCATTGTTAAGAAATCCTCCTGGGATCATGAAGGTTTCTCCCGAGGCTTCGCCCAACGTCAGTCTCGAATTGCGAACTCGGCCATAAACCAGCTGAAGAGTGTGTTGTCTAGTAACTCCACCATGCAGCATCATGCGCTAGTCATCACAAATGCAATCTCAACCATTCTGAGAAATATGACTGAAGCACCAAATATTGGAAGGAGGTTCTCAGAGTCGGTTCTAATGGAAGCATTTTCACACAATCGTGTGTTCGGGGCTCGTGGTATTTCCCCGCTAGTCCACAGCTTTGTACTGgagtttattaaacatttagtcCATTACTTATCGAGCACAGAATCAGCGTTTTTACAGATGGCTGTTCAGACAGAGTTGTTGACTTTCCACACGTTAACACCAGACCCTGAGAAAGCCATTACCGTGGCACTAAGTGAATTGAGAAAAAGTCTTACATATTTCGTGGTGAAATCCACTGACACATCAGCCACGCCCATAAACGGGATGCCAAGTGCTCAGAATATGAACACACTGGATGAGCTGAATGCTCACAGTCAGGAGAGCCAATTTAGTGTCTTGGATAATGAGTGCTCCTGCCCAAGTGTTGGACGTTCTgctgggaggaggaggaggatcgCGATTCACTTCACTGTTGGGAAAGAAGCTTCCTGGATCAGCGATCCTGAGAAG AGTGAAAAATCGAAAAATGGGAGCTGCCCTGCTGGTCATCAGGAAATCCACTCTTGGGATGAACTGAATG GTAATAATGATTGGTTAGGAGAGACAGCTGCCAGTTGTCTGCGCAGGAAGTTTGCACCTTTCTCCAGCGCCATGAGAAAACTGTTCAAGTCTCGCTGA